Proteins encoded in a region of the Isoalcanivorax pacificus W11-5 genome:
- a CDS encoding phosphatase PAP2 family protein has protein sequence MLIQAGDFISSNARYVAHAHAAAHKDIDGTLQLILANHAGRWTKAWLKDEVQRGRPDGTDQRSFPSGHTMKASVPAWYVTERYGWREGWPYHVGAAVAGAARVEQKRHYAEDVIGTHLLAWGVTRLVTGRDGAPPPVGVTVERGVRLHFFGAF, from the coding sequence ATGTTGATTCAGGCGGGCGACTTCATCAGCAGCAATGCCCGTTACGTTGCGCACGCACATGCTGCTGCGCACAAGGACATCGACGGCACGCTGCAACTGATTCTGGCCAACCATGCCGGCCGCTGGACCAAAGCCTGGCTGAAGGACGAAGTGCAGCGCGGCCGCCCGGATGGCACCGACCAGCGTTCATTTCCCAGCGGCCACACCATGAAAGCCAGCGTCCCGGCCTGGTATGTGACAGAGCGTTATGGCTGGCGCGAGGGCTGGCCCTATCATGTGGGCGCGGCGGTGGCCGGCGCCGCGAGAGTAGAGCAGAAGCGGCACTATGCCGAAGACGTGATAGGCACCCACCTGCTGGCCTGGGGCGTCACCCGCCTTGTGACCGGGCGTGATGGTGCGCCGCCGCCGGTAGGCGTCACGGTCGAGCGAGGCGTGCGGCTGCATTTCTTTGGCGCCTTCTGA
- the hepT gene encoding type VII toxin-antitoxin system HepT family RNase toxin has product MRLDLYLAETRTLAARQKSVLDVAANKLKTGDRLSELEQNGVLHALQLLIENAIGKAKHILKAHSLPVPVSAYDAFRDLAAMSRPAISDLEQWYGVIGLRNRIVHDYLNLDMQHVLRLVSNNAHMFIYDFLVADIEI; this is encoded by the coding sequence ATGCGGCTTGATCTGTACCTTGCGGAGACTCGCACCCTGGCAGCCAGACAGAAAAGTGTGCTGGACGTGGCGGCGAACAAGTTAAAAACTGGGGACCGGCTGAGCGAACTGGAGCAGAACGGCGTGCTGCATGCCCTGCAACTGCTTATTGAAAATGCTATCGGGAAAGCGAAGCATATTCTCAAGGCTCACTCATTACCCGTACCAGTTTCCGCCTACGATGCCTTCCGTGACCTTGCAGCGATGAGTCGTCCGGCCATCTCCGATCTGGAACAATGGTATGGCGTCATCGGGCTGAGAAATCGTATCGTTCACGACTATCTGAATCTGGATATGCAGCATGTGTTGCGTCTCGTCTCGAACAACGCCCATATGTTTATCTATGATTTTCTCGTGGCAGACATCGAGATATGA
- the hepT gene encoding type VII toxin-antitoxin system HepT family RNase toxin, with product MDRVVISEKLESLRRCLARLKAKCPDTPEALQGDLDAQDIVSLNLTRAIQLCVDIATHWLADHDELIVPRTMGEAFTRLAEGGLIGQDLAMNMRRAVGFRNIVVHNYGDIDWQIVHALCTQRMDDFRRYAQAIQAEL from the coding sequence ATGGATCGGGTAGTCATCTCCGAGAAACTCGAGTCCTTGCGCCGCTGCCTGGCTCGACTCAAAGCAAAATGTCCTGATACCCCAGAGGCATTGCAGGGTGATCTGGATGCACAGGATATTGTCTCTCTCAACCTCACGCGTGCCATCCAGCTATGTGTCGATATCGCCACCCACTGGCTTGCTGATCATGATGAGCTGATCGTGCCACGTACTATGGGCGAAGCGTTTACCCGTCTCGCGGAGGGTGGGTTGATTGGCCAGGATCTGGCGATGAATATGCGGCGGGCCGTTGGTTTCCGTAATATCGTGGTGCACAACTACGGAGATATTGACTGGCAAATCGTGCATGCGCTCTGTACCCAGAGAATGGACGACTTCAGGCGCTATGCGCAGGCTATTCAGGCGGAGCTCTAG
- the mntA gene encoding type VII toxin-antitoxin system MntA family adenylyltransferase antitoxin: MNPLPASDAEARFRTEFQWIPAMLARHVPLQLVMVFGSMARGTASLHSDLDVAVLAEKPLNAATRYAMIADLAEKEGRPVDLIDLHDVGEPLLGEILQNAILLAGTPAKKAALQYRHLVEEADFVPLRNRLLRTRAESWIG; encoded by the coding sequence ATGAACCCACTTCCTGCCTCCGATGCTGAAGCCCGTTTCCGGACGGAGTTCCAATGGATACCAGCGATGCTGGCGAGGCATGTGCCGTTGCAGTTGGTGATGGTGTTTGGATCAATGGCGAGAGGTACGGCTTCTCTGCATAGCGACCTGGATGTGGCGGTGCTTGCGGAAAAGCCTCTGAATGCGGCGACCCGATATGCCATGATCGCAGATCTTGCAGAAAAAGAAGGGCGTCCAGTGGACCTGATTGATTTGCATGATGTGGGTGAGCCATTGCTGGGCGAGATTCTTCAGAACGCTATATTGCTGGCAGGAACGCCAGCGAAAAAAGCTGCTTTGCAATACAGGCACCTCGTGGAAGAGGCGGATTTTGTTCCACTGAGAAACCGTTTACTGCGCACCAGGGCCGAGTCATGGATCGGGTAG
- a CDS encoding MarR family EPS-associated transcriptional regulator translates to MIERIDPRIVEEAHYRLLALLQNEPGLSQREMAERLGVSLGKVNYCMRALIEKGWLKAENFRRSSNKRAYLYKLTPSGLREKAALTLRFLRRKEEEHDALVQEIARLKEELGASQD, encoded by the coding sequence ATGATTGAACGTATAGATCCCCGCATAGTCGAAGAGGCGCATTACCGGCTGCTGGCGTTGTTGCAGAACGAGCCAGGGCTGTCGCAGCGCGAGATGGCCGAACGGCTGGGCGTCAGCCTGGGCAAGGTCAACTACTGCATGCGCGCGCTGATCGAAAAGGGCTGGCTGAAGGCAGAGAACTTTCGCCGCAGCAGCAACAAGCGGGCGTATCTGTACAAGCTGACGCCCAGCGGCCTGAGGGAAAAGGCCGCACTGACACTGCGCTTCCTGCGTCGCAAGGAAGAGGAACACGACGCCCTGGTGCAGGAGATCGCCCGGTTGAAAGAAGAGTTGGGGGCGTCTCAGGACTGA
- the mntA gene encoding type VII toxin-antitoxin system MntA family adenylyltransferase antitoxin translates to MSPDEAPLQKRLAAIFSDTPGLCFAVLVGSRATGAASSSSDWDVALQWAKPGLDMDTLACEERLRERLAHALECSLESVDLINLSSAGLAMRAAVAEEGVPLYGDAELAWFHFLSRTWRELEQWQWEREHHAA, encoded by the coding sequence ATGAGCCCTGATGAAGCCCCATTACAAAAGCGACTGGCGGCGATATTCTCTGATACGCCGGGCTTATGCTTCGCCGTATTGGTGGGCAGTAGGGCCACGGGGGCAGCGTCATCCTCCAGCGACTGGGATGTTGCCCTGCAATGGGCAAAACCGGGGCTCGATATGGATACCCTGGCCTGTGAAGAGCGGCTACGCGAGCGGCTCGCACATGCTCTCGAATGCAGCCTGGAAAGCGTTGATCTGATAAACCTGTCGTCGGCTGGGTTGGCCATGCGTGCCGCCGTGGCCGAAGAGGGCGTTCCTTTATACGGTGATGCGGAATTGGCCTGGTTCCACTTCCTCAGCCGAACCTGGCGAGAGCTCGAGCAGTGGCAGTGGGAGCGTGAACATCATGCGGCTTGA
- the rfaH gene encoding transcription/translation regulatory transformer protein RfaH, whose translation MHSARPQARNGTGPSRWYLIQSKPRQGDRAEENLSNQGFQCFFPQVDVQAVVGQRQVTRREPLFPGYLFIQLSEVADNWLPIRSTRGVQRLVTFADKPLPVADTIINAIRDRLAVPDGPRMLFQPGDKVRITEGAFANVEAIFERFNGEERVVLLMNLLHKTQQVCFPLRSVTRID comes from the coding sequence ATGCACAGCGCACGCCCTCAGGCCAGAAATGGCACCGGACCATCACGCTGGTACCTGATCCAGAGCAAGCCTCGTCAGGGCGACCGGGCAGAAGAGAACCTCAGCAATCAGGGGTTCCAGTGCTTTTTCCCCCAGGTGGATGTGCAGGCCGTGGTTGGCCAGCGGCAGGTGACACGCCGTGAGCCGCTGTTTCCCGGCTACCTGTTCATCCAGCTCAGCGAGGTGGCCGACAACTGGCTGCCGATCCGCTCGACCCGGGGAGTTCAGCGCCTGGTCACCTTCGCCGACAAGCCATTGCCGGTGGCCGACACCATCATTAACGCCATTCGCGACAGGCTGGCGGTGCCGGATGGCCCACGCATGCTGTTCCAGCCTGGCGACAAGGTCCGTATTACCGAAGGCGCCTTTGCCAACGTCGAGGCCATCTTTGAACGATTCAATGGCGAGGAGCGAGTGGTGCTGCTGATGAACCTGCTGCACAAGACCCAGCAGGTCTGCTTCCCGCTGCGCAGCGTCACCCGCATCGACTGA